In Chryseobacterium gleum, a single genomic region encodes these proteins:
- the ypfJ gene encoding KPN_02809 family neutral zinc metallopeptidase: protein MKWTDDRGGNVDDRRGSGGGSGGMIVGGGLGTLIIAAIVFFLGGDPSGILNSGSMQPSGNTGEQRELTAGEKQIGEMVKMMDAWNSQTWTQIFKENGMTYTDPGIVLFENTTSSACGTAQSAMGPFYCPADQKVYMDMSFFGELQQKFGAKVTEFTVAYVLAHEVGHHVQTLLGTTQKVDALRRSGRYSEEQMNRVSVATELQADFYAGVWAKRTNDSKHILEPGDIESAIDAAEAVGDDNIQRRAQGYVNQESFTHGSSAQRKEWFMKGYNTGDIRQGDTFNQLLK from the coding sequence ATGAAATGGACAGACGACAGAGGCGGAAACGTTGATGACCGCCGTGGTTCAGGAGGCGGAAGTGGCGGTATGATTGTAGGAGGCGGGCTCGGAACCTTAATTATAGCAGCCATCGTGTTCTTTTTAGGAGGTGACCCGTCCGGTATTTTGAATTCCGGAAGCATGCAGCCTTCAGGCAATACTGGAGAACAAAGAGAACTGACTGCCGGTGAAAAGCAGATTGGTGAAATGGTAAAAATGATGGATGCCTGGAATAGCCAGACCTGGACTCAGATTTTTAAAGAAAACGGCATGACATATACCGATCCGGGTATTGTTCTTTTCGAAAATACAACTTCTTCAGCATGTGGTACAGCTCAGTCTGCCATGGGACCATTCTATTGCCCGGCTGATCAGAAAGTCTATATGGATATGAGTTTTTTTGGTGAACTTCAGCAAAAATTCGGAGCTAAAGTAACAGAATTTACGGTAGCTTATGTTCTTGCGCATGAAGTAGGACACCATGTTCAGACTCTTTTGGGAACTACTCAAAAAGTAGATGCGTTAAGAAGAAGCGGAAGATATTCTGAAGAGCAAATGAACAGAGTTTCCGTTGCTACAGAATTACAGGCAGATTTCTATGCAGGAGTATGGGCAAAAAGAACCAATGACAGCAAACATATTCTGGAGCCCGGAGACATTGAATCTGCAATAGATGCTGCAGAAGCTGTTGGAGATGATAATATCCAGAGAAGAGCACAGGGATATGTAAATCAGGAAAGCTTTACTCACGGATCTTCTGCACAGCGTAAAGAATGGTTTATGAAAGGATACAATACCGGAGATATCAGACAGGGTGATACTTTCAACCAGTTGTTGAAATAA
- a CDS encoding LTA synthase family protein: protein MFLKKIKPFLYLGIFYLIISLIIRTIFFFHPITTASFGFFEVVKVLLIGLVNDVFVFILASSILALYFLFLSNSKYKKPYGYIILGALVLFFLYIWLVPNNIFKQYGGSVMEIALVFVGIKTLFFGLMLFLPAQRIKIRNTLYFITLLLYVLLIIFNGVSEYFFYNEFGVRYNFIAVDYLIYTNEVIGNIMESYPVIPLFSAIMIVTLAITWFIYRKTKDELLDLPDFKQKMVLLGSFMVLCALSALAIPSLMQIRSDNVFADEIEANGLPKFYWAFTHNELDYFQFYSQINQQQAEKNFLSQYPQHTLSRAIVAEQPEMKKNVVLISIESLSADFMEHYGNTQKITPFLDSLAEKSLMFTNLYATGNRTVRGLEALTLCIPPTAGESIIKRDDNKNKFTTGNVFKSKGYDVKFLYGGYSYFDNMQDFFGGNGYGIVDRNSFKPEEITFSNVWGVADEDMARKAIQVMNAEAKSGKPFFNHWMTVSNHRPFTYPDGRIDIPGTAKSREGGVKYTDYSLKLFFEMAKKQDWYKNTVFVIIADHCASSAGKTELPMDKYRIPAMVFSEGFIQPQKFNGLMSQIDVMPTLFGLLNFSYQSKFLGQDVFKPEFQPKAYVATYQDLGLIKDGHLTIISPVKKVKQYFLELEKSDLAPEFKLYYDEKLLKNPDQKLVDDAVSAYQSTSYWLKTKQLNR from the coding sequence ATGTTTTTAAAAAAAATAAAACCCTTCCTTTATTTAGGAATTTTCTATCTTATTATTTCATTGATAATAAGAACAATATTCTTTTTTCATCCTATTACAACGGCTAGTTTTGGATTTTTCGAAGTCGTAAAGGTTCTGCTCATAGGTCTGGTAAATGACGTTTTTGTCTTCATTCTGGCCAGCTCCATTCTCGCCCTTTATTTCCTCTTCCTTTCCAATTCGAAATATAAAAAACCTTACGGCTACATTATTTTGGGAGCATTGGTTCTGTTCTTCCTTTATATATGGCTTGTGCCGAACAATATTTTCAAGCAATACGGCGGCTCTGTAATGGAAATCGCTCTTGTCTTCGTAGGAATAAAAACTCTTTTCTTCGGATTGATGCTTTTCCTTCCTGCACAAAGAATTAAAATCCGTAATACCCTGTATTTCATCACGCTATTATTATACGTTCTTTTGATTATTTTCAACGGCGTAAGTGAATATTTCTTCTACAATGAATTCGGGGTACGTTATAATTTTATTGCAGTAGATTATCTTATTTATACGAATGAGGTGATCGGAAATATCATGGAAAGTTATCCTGTTATTCCATTGTTTTCCGCAATTATGATCGTTACACTTGCCATTACATGGTTTATTTATAGGAAAACGAAAGATGAACTTCTGGACCTTCCTGATTTTAAACAAAAAATGGTGCTTCTCGGTAGTTTTATGGTGCTTTGTGCTCTCAGTGCATTGGCTATACCTTCTTTAATGCAGATCAGATCAGACAATGTTTTTGCTGATGAAATTGAAGCGAACGGACTTCCTAAGTTCTATTGGGCATTTACTCATAATGAGCTGGATTATTTCCAGTTTTATTCACAGATTAACCAGCAGCAGGCTGAAAAGAATTTCCTGAGCCAGTACCCGCAGCATACCTTATCAAGAGCAATTGTTGCTGAACAGCCGGAAATGAAGAAAAATGTAGTATTGATTTCTATCGAAAGCCTTTCCGCAGATTTCATGGAGCATTATGGAAATACACAGAAAATTACTCCTTTCCTGGATAGCCTTGCAGAAAAGTCTCTGATGTTTACCAATCTTTATGCTACCGGAAACCGAACTGTACGCGGCCTGGAAGCTTTAACATTGTGTATTCCTCCAACTGCGGGAGAAAGTATCATCAAAAGAGATGACAATAAGAATAAATTCACAACCGGAAATGTTTTTAAATCCAAAGGATATGATGTCAAATTTTTATACGGAGGGTACAGCTATTTCGACAATATGCAGGATTTCTTCGGAGGAAACGGATATGGTATTGTAGACAGAAACAGCTTTAAACCTGAAGAAATTACTTTTTCCAATGTTTGGGGTGTTGCTGATGAAGATATGGCCAGAAAAGCCATTCAGGTAATGAATGCTGAAGCGAAATCAGGAAAGCCATTTTTCAATCACTGGATGACTGTTTCCAACCACAGACCGTTTACTTATCCTGACGGAAGAATCGATATTCCGGGAACAGCAAAATCCCGTGAAGGAGGTGTAAAATATACAGACTACTCACTTAAACTGTTCTTTGAGATGGCTAAAAAGCAGGATTGGTATAAAAACACGGTTTTTGTAATCATTGCAGACCACTGCGCATCAAGTGCCGGGAAAACAGAGCTTCCGATGGATAAATACAGAATTCCTGCGATGGTATTCTCAGAAGGGTTTATCCAGCCGCAGAAATTCAATGGGTTGATGTCTCAGATTGATGTGATGCCTACACTTTTCGGATTGTTGAATTTCAGCTATCAGTCTAAATTCCTGGGCCAGGATGTGTTCAAACCGGAATTCCAGCCTAAAGCTTATGTGGCAACCTATCAGGACCTGGGCCTTATAAAAGACGGACATCTGACTATTATTTCTCCGGTAAAAAAGGTAAAACAATATTTTCTGGAACTGGAAAAAAGTGATCTGGCGCCTGAGTTTAAGCTGTATTACGATGAAAAACTATTAAAAAATCCAGATCAGAAACTAGTAGATGACGCTGTATCAGCATATCAGTCCACTTCTTACTGGTTAAAAACGAAGCAACTTAACAGATAA
- the ribH gene encoding 6,7-dimethyl-8-ribityllumazine synthase yields the protein MATVNLSDYKPLHITNAEDFSIGIVFSEWNDFVTYNLRDAALEILEKEGVKSENIKLFPVPGAFELSYASMQLCKERKYDAVISIGCVIRGETPHFDYVCSAVAQGIKDCNIMTDTPTIFCVLTDDTKEQSIARSGGDLGNKGVEAAVTALRMIDFKKKLSDKKGNIGFGHS from the coding sequence ATGGCAACAGTTAATCTTTCCGATTACAAGCCACTTCATATAACTAATGCCGAAGATTTTTCTATCGGCATTGTTTTTTCTGAGTGGAATGATTTTGTAACGTACAATCTTCGTGATGCAGCTTTGGAAATTCTTGAAAAAGAAGGCGTAAAATCTGAAAACATCAAGCTTTTCCCTGTTCCGGGCGCTTTTGAATTAAGCTATGCAAGTATGCAGCTTTGCAAAGAAAGGAAGTATGACGCAGTAATCTCTATCGGATGTGTAATCCGTGGAGAAACACCGCATTTTGATTATGTATGTTCTGCAGTAGCACAGGGAATCAAGGATTGTAATATTATGACTGATACTCCAACTATTTTCTGTGTATTGACAGATGATACCAAAGAACAATCTATTGCAAGAAGCGGTGGAGATCTTGGAAACAAAGGGGTGGAAGCAGCCGTAACGGCTCTTAGAATGATTGATTTCAAAAAGAAATTATCTGATAAAAAAGGGAATATCGGTTTCGGACACTCTTAA
- a CDS encoding adenine phosphoribosyltransferase — MTSAELINKLEETIENIPDFPIPGIQFKDISPIFLNPKLYEEVIADLAAFSKGKIDAVCGIESRGYLFGIAIAVALEVPFILIRKAGKLPPPIISEEYDLEYGSAIIETREGQLKPGQRVLIHDDLLATGGTTEAAAKLVEKQGATVSQFSFLIGLKGLGGDEKLKKFGAEVYHILEY; from the coding sequence ATGACTTCAGCAGAACTGATCAACAAATTAGAAGAAACAATTGAAAACATCCCTGATTTTCCGATTCCGGGAATACAGTTTAAGGATATTTCACCTATCTTTTTAAACCCAAAACTTTACGAAGAGGTAATTGCAGATCTTGCAGCCTTCAGTAAAGGAAAAATAGATGCAGTCTGCGGAATAGAAAGCCGTGGTTACCTTTTTGGAATTGCTATTGCTGTGGCATTGGAAGTTCCGTTTATTCTGATCAGAAAAGCCGGAAAACTTCCCCCTCCCATCATTTCAGAAGAATATGATTTGGAATATGGAAGCGCCATTATCGAAACCCGGGAAGGACAGTTAAAGCCAGGACAAAGAGTCTTAATTCACGACGATCTTTTAGCAACAGGAGGAACCACAGAGGCGGCTGCCAAACTGGTAGAAAAACAAGGTGCTACCGTTTCACAATTCAGCTTTCTGATCGGCCTAAAAGGATTGGGAGGTGATGAAAAGTTAAAAAAATTCGGTGCTGAAGTCTACCATATTTTAGAATATTAA
- a CDS encoding c-type cytochrome, with protein sequence MKKNVLKITAVLGLTTVLLNSCGPKENTPLVYFPDMYFPVAYDPLMKAQDAYSDHENEIPAFVKNNGATGLSPVEGSVPQNKDGVFEESLLPKNVDEYNAGYEASKKLTVSPLNPANAAKDLERGKILFDHTCAACHGTGGDGQGPIVQSGAFSGVPNYADREITVGSVHYVLTNGRNAMGSYAGQLNAGDRWRVAMYVMSAFKKGAAAPAAATAAAPATTETTTETKK encoded by the coding sequence ATGAAAAAGAATGTATTAAAGATTACAGCAGTTTTAGGTTTAACAACAGTTTTACTTAACTCTTGCGGACCAAAGGAGAACACTCCGTTGGTATATTTCCCGGACATGTATTTTCCGGTAGCTTATGATCCATTGATGAAGGCTCAGGATGCGTATTCAGATCATGAAAATGAAATTCCTGCTTTTGTTAAAAATAATGGAGCAACAGGTCTTTCTCCTGTAGAAGGATCAGTTCCTCAGAATAAAGACGGAGTTTTTGAAGAAAGCTTATTACCTAAAAATGTTGACGAGTACAACGCAGGGTATGAAGCTTCTAAAAAACTTACAGTATCTCCTTTGAACCCGGCTAACGCAGCGAAGGACCTTGAAAGAGGTAAAATATTGTTTGATCACACTTGTGCTGCATGCCACGGAACAGGAGGTGATGGGCAAGGACCTATCGTACAAAGTGGAGCATTCTCCGGAGTACCGAACTATGCTGACAGAGAAATTACTGTAGGATCTGTTCATTACGTATTAACAAACGGTAGAAATGCCATGGGATCTTATGCGGGACAACTGAACGCAGGAGACAGATGGAGAGTAGCAATGTATGTGATGAGTGCTTTCAAAAAAGGAGCAGCAGCACCGGCAGCAGCTACAGCGGCGGCACCAGCAACAACTGAAACGACTACCGAAACTAAAAAATAA
- a CDS encoding DUF3341 domain-containing protein, with protein sequence MSTTKIVYGLYADDDDLMNGVKAFNDKGIAINEVYTPFPVHGLDKALGLKKTRISDAAFIYACYGVTIGATLTWYVMNHDWPQNIGGKPAFDWGHNMPAFVVPMFELMVFCAAHMMSLTFLVRNKMYPGAPAQNPDPRTTDDKFMMEFVTEDVESVKQLLIETGVEEITVKDA encoded by the coding sequence ATGAGCACCACTAAAATTGTATACGGACTTTATGCTGACGACGACGATTTAATGAACGGCGTTAAAGCATTCAACGATAAAGGAATCGCAATCAACGAAGTTTATACTCCGTTTCCGGTTCACGGACTAGACAAAGCTTTAGGTTTAAAGAAAACCAGAATTTCTGATGCTGCTTTCATCTACGCTTGTTATGGTGTAACTATCGGTGCTACTCTTACCTGGTATGTGATGAATCACGACTGGCCTCAGAATATCGGTGGTAAGCCAGCTTTTGACTGGGGACACAACATGCCTGCATTCGTAGTTCCAATGTTCGAATTAATGGTATTCTGTGCAGCTCACATGATGTCTTTAACTTTCTTGGTTAGAAACAAAATGTATCCGGGAGCTCCGGCTCAGAACCCAGATCCTAGAACTACTGATGATAAATTCATGATGGAATTCGTAACTGAAGATGTAGAATCTGTAAAGCAGTTGCTTATTGAAACTGGAGTTGAAGAAATAACTGTTAAAGACGCTTAA
- the nrfD gene encoding NrfD/PsrC family molybdoenzyme membrane anchor subunit, producing MSGHYEAPIREPLIIGHKTYHDITEDIARPIEERAGKLWWISLYAALVLFLYGFGCIAYTIGTGIGAWGLNRTINWGWDITNFVWWVGIGHAGTLISAVLLLFRQRWRMSVNRSAEAMTIFAVVQAAIFPVIHMGRVWVGYWVFPLPNQFGSLWGNFNSPLLWDVFAISTYFSVSTVFWFMGLIPDFAMIRDRAKTPWTKKIYTFLAFGWGGKAKHWQRFEELSLVLAGLATPLVFSVHTTVSFDFATSVIKGWHSTIYPPYFVAGAIFSGFAMVQTLLLVARKVCHLEEYITMYHIEIMNIVIILTGGMVTVAYATEYFIGWYSGSRFEDFTYLSPGAAVGPYWWAFWSLIICNLVVPASFWFKRLRTNIIWTFIVALIINIGMWFERFDIIVINLSRDYLPGSWTMFKPTIIDVGVYLGTIGFFSVLFLLYARTFPVIAQAELKSILKISGETYKAKEGDEHH from the coding sequence ATGTCAGGACATTACGAAGCTCCGATAAGGGAACCTCTAATTATTGGTCACAAAACTTATCACGATATTACAGAAGATATCGCACGACCTATCGAAGAAAGAGCAGGTAAATTATGGTGGATCTCATTATATGCTGCGCTAGTTCTATTCCTCTATGGATTCGGCTGTATCGCTTACACTATCGGGACAGGTATTGGAGCATGGGGGCTTAACAGAACTATTAACTGGGGTTGGGATATTACCAACTTCGTATGGTGGGTAGGTATCGGTCACGCCGGGACCCTAATCTCCGCAGTATTATTATTATTTAGACAGAGATGGAGAATGTCTGTAAACAGATCTGCAGAGGCGATGACGATCTTTGCAGTTGTACAGGCGGCAATCTTCCCTGTAATCCACATGGGTAGAGTTTGGGTTGGATACTGGGTATTCCCTTTACCAAACCAATTCGGTTCTCTTTGGGGGAACTTCAACTCTCCTCTACTTTGGGACGTATTTGCGATCTCTACGTATTTCTCAGTATCAACTGTATTCTGGTTCATGGGTCTAATCCCTGACTTTGCAATGATCAGAGATAGAGCTAAAACTCCTTGGACTAAGAAAATTTATACATTCCTTGCATTCGGTTGGGGTGGTAAAGCAAAACACTGGCAAAGATTCGAAGAACTTTCTTTGGTTCTTGCAGGTTTGGCAACTCCACTTGTATTCTCAGTACACACAACCGTATCCTTCGACTTCGCGACTTCAGTAATTAAAGGATGGCACTCAACTATCTACCCTCCTTACTTCGTTGCTGGTGCGATCTTCTCAGGATTTGCAATGGTACAGACCCTATTGTTGGTTGCAAGAAAAGTTTGTCACTTAGAAGAATATATTACAATGTATCATATCGAAATTATGAACATCGTAATTATCTTAACTGGTGGTATGGTAACGGTAGCTTACGCCACTGAATATTTCATCGGATGGTACTCAGGTTCAAGATTCGAAGATTTCACATATCTTTCTCCGGGTGCTGCTGTAGGACCTTACTGGTGGGCATTCTGGTCATTGATCATCTGTAACCTTGTTGTTCCTGCTTCTTTCTGGTTCAAGAGACTAAGAACGAACATTATCTGGACATTCATTGTTGCATTAATCATCAACATCGGTATGTGGTTCGAGCGTTTTGATATCATCGTTATCAACCTTTCAAGAGACTACTTACCAGGATCATGGACTATGTTTAAGCCAACGATCATTGATGTGGGTGTATACTTAGGAACAATCGGATTCTTCTCTGTATTATTCCTATTATACGCAAGAACGTTCCCTGTAATTGCACAGGCTGAATTAAAATCGATTTTGAAAATCTCAGGTGAAACTTATAAAGCAAAAGAAGGAGATGAGCACCACTAA
- a CDS encoding TAT-variant-translocated molybdopterin oxidoreductase produces the protein MASNKIQFRSIHELKDPALNNKLAQKEFQEEIPVEDFLGDAEKNGSSTSRRDFLKLLGFSTAAVTLAACEAPVIKTIPYVVKPHDIIPGIPNYYASTYFDGFDFASVLVKTREGRPIKIEPNPAGGDLGKTNARAQASVLSLYDNDKVKQPKLDGKDETFDKVDSFVIKGLEEAKASGKKIVVLSHSFASPTFKKLFAEFKAKYPTAELVTYDAFPYSAQLDAAQEVFGQRALPVYDLRGSELVVSFQADFLGDYNASSLETSYAAARKPGPNMLRHIQVESNMSLTGANADSRYRLKPSAVNKTLVEVYNAIVGGGTSDKTAAEIANELKAKGSKAVVFADGSKGAQVLAHLINQKLGSVAFTGKANLLKEFDGARYQEFLGWVNGGQVGVLVTNNVDPIYSHPKGEDFKKSLSKVPYVIAVADKKNEMYKAAKAVIPVANWLESWGDIEPQTGVYSLMQPTIQKIYKSRQIEESLLVWKNGKNNAANNYYDYLKASSASLLGGTSFNKALYNGINASTNSTTLSYAGGNAAQAVAELGNFKPSELELVLYTKTSMGDGTQANNPWLQELPDPITRMSWDNYLTISPKDAEKFGIDNDLNARMQLDGSIVNLTVNGVTIKDVPVFVQPGQAEGSVGLALGYGKKNSGATADTGVNAYPLFDGSNLVLSGVKIEKTGEDHEFAGIQLQNTLMGRYEIAKEVPLADFINVAFDDEHKGWNKPLEYHTISGALPARKIDLWDAFDDTDGPHFNLSIDLNSCTGCGACIIACQAENNVPVVGKEEVRMSRDMYWLRIDRYYSSRQTVEVYEGLKDGMAVPELYGTAFNKEGGALNHPADNPDVIFQPVMCQHCNHAPCETVCPVAATSHGKQGQNHMAYNRCIGTRYCANNCPYKVRRFNWFTYNLNDKFDFNMNNDLGRMVLNPDVVVRTRGVMEKCSMCIQMTQNTILEAKKEGRRVKDGEFQTACSKACSTGAMTFGDMNDKDSEIRKVYASNRRYYLLEEIGTKPNVFYHTKVRNRVEK, from the coding sequence ATGGCTTCAAACAAAATACAATTCAGAAGTATTCATGAACTTAAAGATCCAGCTTTGAATAATAAGCTGGCTCAGAAAGAGTTTCAGGAAGAAATTCCGGTAGAAGATTTCCTTGGAGATGCTGAGAAAAACGGATCAAGTACTTCAAGAAGAGATTTCCTTAAATTACTAGGATTCTCTACAGCAGCAGTAACATTAGCTGCCTGCGAAGCTCCGGTAATCAAAACGATTCCTTATGTGGTAAAGCCACATGATATTATTCCGGGAATCCCTAACTATTACGCTTCAACTTATTTTGACGGTTTCGATTTTGCTAGTGTTTTAGTAAAAACCCGTGAAGGAAGACCTATCAAAATTGAACCAAACCCGGCTGGCGGCGATTTAGGTAAAACTAACGCAAGAGCTCAGGCAAGTGTACTTTCTCTTTATGATAACGATAAAGTAAAACAGCCTAAACTGGACGGAAAAGACGAAACTTTCGATAAAGTAGACAGTTTTGTTATTAAAGGTTTGGAAGAAGCTAAAGCGTCAGGCAAAAAGATTGTGGTTTTATCACACTCTTTTGCTTCACCAACTTTCAAAAAGTTATTCGCTGAATTCAAAGCTAAATATCCTACAGCAGAATTAGTAACTTATGATGCCTTCCCTTACTCTGCACAATTAGATGCAGCGCAGGAAGTATTCGGACAAAGAGCATTACCTGTTTATGACCTTAGAGGTTCTGAGCTGGTAGTTTCTTTCCAGGCTGATTTCTTAGGAGATTATAACGCTTCAAGCTTAGAGACTTCTTACGCAGCAGCAAGAAAGCCAGGACCAAACATGTTAAGACACATCCAGGTGGAGTCTAACATGTCATTAACCGGTGCTAACGCTGACTCAAGATACAGATTAAAACCAAGTGCTGTAAACAAGACTTTAGTTGAAGTTTACAATGCAATCGTGGGTGGTGGTACTTCTGATAAGACTGCTGCTGAAATTGCTAACGAATTGAAAGCAAAAGGAAGCAAAGCTGTTGTTTTTGCTGACGGTTCTAAAGGAGCACAGGTTTTAGCACACTTAATCAACCAGAAATTAGGTTCAGTAGCTTTCACAGGTAAAGCCAACTTACTGAAAGAATTCGATGGTGCAAGATACCAGGAATTCCTTGGATGGGTAAACGGTGGACAGGTTGGTGTTTTAGTTACCAACAATGTAGATCCTATCTACTCTCATCCAAAAGGAGAAGATTTCAAAAAATCTTTATCTAAAGTTCCTTACGTAATTGCTGTAGCAGATAAGAAAAATGAAATGTACAAAGCAGCGAAAGCTGTAATTCCGGTTGCTAACTGGTTAGAGTCTTGGGGAGATATCGAACCACAGACAGGAGTATATTCATTAATGCAGCCTACCATCCAGAAAATCTACAAATCAAGACAGATTGAAGAATCTCTATTGGTTTGGAAGAACGGGAAAAACAATGCAGCAAACAACTACTACGATTATTTAAAAGCAAGCTCTGCTTCTCTTTTAGGTGGTACTTCTTTCAACAAAGCATTGTATAACGGTATCAACGCATCTACTAATTCAACAACATTATCTTACGCAGGCGGAAACGCTGCTCAGGCTGTTGCTGAACTAGGAAACTTTAAACCTTCTGAATTAGAATTAGTATTATACACTAAGACTTCAATGGGAGACGGTACTCAGGCAAACAACCCTTGGTTACAAGAATTACCTGATCCAATCACAAGAATGTCTTGGGATAACTATTTGACAATTTCTCCAAAAGACGCAGAAAAGTTCGGAATTGATAACGATCTTAACGCAAGAATGCAGTTAGATGGTTCTATCGTAAACCTTACTGTAAACGGAGTAACAATAAAAGATGTTCCTGTATTCGTACAACCAGGACAAGCTGAAGGATCTGTAGGTCTTGCACTTGGTTATGGTAAGAAAAACTCAGGAGCAACTGCTGATACTGGTGTAAATGCTTATCCTTTATTTGACGGTTCTAATCTTGTTCTTTCAGGTGTTAAAATCGAGAAAACAGGAGAAGATCACGAATTTGCAGGGATCCAGCTTCAAAATACATTGATGGGTCGTTATGAGATCGCGAAAGAAGTTCCTTTGGCAGATTTCATCAACGTAGCTTTCGATGATGAGCACAAAGGATGGAATAAGCCTTTGGAATACCACACGATCAGCGGAGCTCTTCCAGCAAGAAAAATCGACCTTTGGGATGCTTTCGATGATACAGACGGTCCTCACTTCAACTTATCTATTGACCTGAACTCTTGTACAGGTTGTGGAGCTTGTATCATTGCTTGTCAGGCAGAAAACAACGTTCCTGTAGTAGGTAAAGAAGAGGTAAGAATGTCAAGAGATATGTACTGGTTAAGAATTGACCGTTACTATTCTTCAAGACAAACGGTAGAAGTATACGAAGGATTAAAAGACGGAATGGCTGTACCAGAATTATACGGTACTGCATTCAACAAAGAGGGAGGTGCATTGAACCACCCAGCTGATAATCCGGATGTAATCTTCCAGCCGGTAATGTGTCAGCACTGTAACCACGCTCCATGTGAAACGGTATGTCCGGTAGCGGCTACTTCACACGGTAAGCAAGGTCAAAACCATATGGCTTACAACAGATGTATCGGTACAAGATATTGTGCAAACAACTGTCCGTACAAAGTAAGACGTTTCAACTGGTTTACTTATAACCTAAATGACAAGTTCGATTTCAACATGAACAATGATTTAGGAAGAATGGTACTTAACCCGGATGTAGTTGTAAGAACTAGAGGGGTAATGGAGAAATGTTCAATGTGTATCCAAATGACTCAGAATACAATTCTTGAGGCTAAGAAAGAAGGAAGAAGAGTGAAGGATGGAGAATTCCAGACTGCTTGTTCTAAAGCTTGTTCTACCGGAGCAATGACATTTGGAGATATGAATGATAAAGATTCTGAAATTAGAAAGGTATATGCCTCTAACAGAAGATATTATTTACTAGAGGAGATCGGAACAAAACCAAACGTGTTCTATCACACTAAAGTAAGAAACAGAGTAGAAAAATAA